From Paenibacillus sp. PvR098:
TATAGAGATGGTTCGCTGCAAAACAATCGATTTGGAGGTTCCCGCTCATGCGGAAATCGTGATTGAAGGCACGATAAGGACCGATGTATTGGAACCGGAGGGTTCTTTTGGAGAAGCGCACGGCTACTCGGACCCAAGAGCATTAGGATTTGTTTTTGAGGCATCCTGCTTTACACACCGCAAAAATCCCATTTATTTATCCATACTCAGTCAAGTTACGCCAAGCGAGAGCAGCAAATCCAAACAAAGCGGATATGAAGCGGATGCTCTTCGTTTTTTGCAAAAGGAATGCGGCTTAAAGGGTGTGCTTGAAGTCGTTTTGGTGGAAGAGCTCATGAACCGGCAAATGGCGGTTATCCGAATGAAAAAAACAAGTCCATACGAACCGAACAGCGCCTTGCATGCTCTTCTAGGCCGAAGACAACCGCCTAAATTTGCGGTAGCTGTTGACGAAGATATTGATCCCCGTGATGCGGTGGCCGTCAATTGGGCTATTATTAATCGCTGTCAGCCCCATAGGGATGTAGAAATTGTACGCCCACGTCCACATCCGTTCGGACCCTTAAGATTGGTGGCGGACGATATTAATTATGATCGATATGATTCAAGTATCTTGATTGATGCTACGAAGAAAAGAGATCTGCCTCCGGTAGGGCTGCCCGCTAAAGAATATATGGAGAATGCCCGAAAAATATGGGAAGAGCTGGAGATGCCTTCATTGCAGCCACGCGCTCCTTGGTATGGATACTCTTTAGGATTCTGGCCGGAAGAGAGCCAGCGAGAGGCTGAATTGGCGACGCAGGGCAAATATTTTGAAACAGGGGAAAAATTATCCCAACAACAAGTTGCAGTAGAGCCAGGAACGATACTCGCAGAAATTCGCGGTAAGTGGCAGAAGGAATATTCTGTATATGAGAGCATCAGGAAGAAATAACTGAACGGGGGAAGCAGCCCCAAAATTCAACCTCCAATGTACAGTGAACCTCATATTGGGGGTTGAACCATACCAGATGTTCCTTGTGTGAAGGTCAACTGGACCAAATGAGGGAGGGAAATGCATGTTAAGGAAAATCAGGAGAACAAAAGTTAATTTTTTTATCGCCGTATTAGGCTGTGTGGTTTTAGCTGCTACCGCTTGCAGCAGCGGTCAGTCCTCCAGTCCCAGCGCAGACAATAATCAACCGCCGACACCGAACACTTCACAATCCGGAACAGCAAATGTGAATTCAGAATGGGAAAACATTGTGAATGAGGCGAAGAAAGAAGGAAAAGTGGTTATATCCGGTTCGCCGAGCCAGCTTTGGAAAAAATCGTTGGTGGATGCTTTTGAAGCGGAGTATCCGGGAATCAAGGTTGAATATACAGGCGCCAATGGAAGGGACTTCTGGCCCCGCGTCAAAAAGGAACAGGAGCTCGGGCAATATTTGTGGGATCTTCGAGCAGGTGGAGCTAGCGGGGATACCTTCAACGCCAAAAATTCGGGGTTATTTGATCCCATTAAACCGATCATTAATGCGGAACTTACCAAAGATGATATTTGGTTTGGAGGCTATGATAACGCCTTTATTGATAAAGAAAAGCAATTTATGTTCAGTTATTTTGCTTTCGAAGAACCGACCACCTTCATAAATCGCGATATTATTCCAGAATCTGAACTATCTTCGACAAAGCAGTTATTAGATCCAAAATACAAAGGGAAAATATCGATACAGGATTTGCGTGGGGGTGCGAGCCAAGCCTCCATGGGAGCTCTTTTTGAGATGTATGGAGAAAGTTTTGTTGAGGATCTTTTGAAAAATCAGGAACTGGCCTTCACCGCGGATAAACGTCAACAAGCTGAATGGTTGGTTAGGGGCAGATATCCTATTACGATAGGGATCAGCGCCACGGAATTGGTTCCATTTATGGATCAAGGACTGGGAAAAAACGTTGTGCCTTTAAAAGATGAAAGAGCCCCTCAAGGAATGGGACTTGGCGGAATTCAGGTTTTGAAGAATGCCCCTCATCCCAACGCGACCAAAGTATATGTGAACTGGCTTCTCTCTCAAAAAGCACAGCAGCAGCTGGTGGATAACGTTCAAATGAACAGCCGCCGGGTGGATGTCAAGCCTGGGAATGAAGCGACGAAGGTAGATCCGCAGCAGAAGGATGAATATTTACCTACCTATGTAGAACATACCGCTGAAATTCACCTTTATATCCTCAAAATGGCAGACCAATTGCTGAAAAAATAGCCCAGAATGCATTTGTTCCTTTGAACCTTTGGTAAAAGAATGTGAGGGGAATAAACATGTTAGGGAACGTTAGAGGGAAAAGAACTCCGTTATGGATTGCTGCAGTATTAGGTTGTATAGTGTTGGCATCTGCCGCTTGCAGCGGACAAAATGCCAGTCCCCAATCAGACGGCAATCAAAAGCAGGCTGCTCCTGCTAACACTACACCATCAGGTTCTGCCAA
This genomic window contains:
- a CDS encoding UbiD family decarboxylase; this encodes MTDLRAHLKRLEEQGDLVKISREMNKDTEIHPLVRWQFRGLPESERKAFLFENVVDSRGRKYNFPVVVGALSASERIYNTSLGGEDSGERWKHAFDHPIPPRIVESGPVQEVVHMGESLLEDGGLDELPVPISTPGFDNAPYFNSAIWIVRDPETGIMNAGVYRSQIKDQLRTGIYAFGNNNLARIWEKCNAMGVPLQAAAVIGADPKIYFSAIQLAAMGVDEMGLAGALNGSAIEMVRCKTIDLEVPAHAEIVIEGTIRTDVLEPEGSFGEAHGYSDPRALGFVFEASCFTHRKNPIYLSILSQVTPSESSKSKQSGYEADALRFLQKECGLKGVLEVVLVEELMNRQMAVIRMKKTSPYEPNSALHALLGRRQPPKFAVAVDEDIDPRDAVAVNWAIINRCQPHRDVEIVRPRPHPFGPLRLVADDINYDRYDSSILIDATKKRDLPPVGLPAKEYMENARKIWEELEMPSLQPRAPWYGYSLGFWPEESQREAELATQGKYFETGEKLSQQQVAVEPGTILAEIRGKWQKEYSVYESIRKK
- a CDS encoding extracellular solute-binding protein encodes the protein MLRKIRRTKVNFFIAVLGCVVLAATACSSGQSSSPSADNNQPPTPNTSQSGTANVNSEWENIVNEAKKEGKVVISGSPSQLWKKSLVDAFEAEYPGIKVEYTGANGRDFWPRVKKEQELGQYLWDLRAGGASGDTFNAKNSGLFDPIKPIINAELTKDDIWFGGYDNAFIDKEKQFMFSYFAFEEPTTFINRDIIPESELSSTKQLLDPKYKGKISIQDLRGGASQASMGALFEMYGESFVEDLLKNQELAFTADKRQQAEWLVRGRYPITIGISATELVPFMDQGLGKNVVPLKDERAPQGMGLGGIQVLKNAPHPNATKVYVNWLLSQKAQQQLVDNVQMNSRRVDVKPGNEATKVDPQQKDEYLPTYVEHTAEIHLYILKMADQLLKK